The following proteins are co-located in the uncultured Draconibacterium sp. genome:
- a CDS encoding glycoside hydrolase family 3 N-terminal domain-containing protein → MKRLRTIHLILFVLLTASFAVQAQSYKNPKLSADERTQDLLSRMTLEEKVGQLLCPLGWEMYERNGDEVHCSEKFKTTLKEQHIGMLWAAYRADPWTQKTLENGLNPELAAKAGNAFQRYIIENTRLGIPLFLAEESPHGHMAIGTTVFPTGIGLASSWSEELLTEVGAVMASEIRLQGAHIAYGPVLDLARDPRWSRVEETYGEDPVLTAKLGAAIVKGQGAGDLSNESSAISTLKHFIAYGVPISGQNGNASSVGIHEIHQSFLPPFKAAISAGALSVMTSYNSIDGIPCTANSYLYRDILQKDWHFSGFSVSDLYSIEGIHGSHYVAPTIQDAAMQALTAGVDVDLGGDAYIKLIEAVKDSRIKEELVDSAAYRVLRLKFEMGLFENPYVDTQKAKQNVRTQANIAVARKAAQQAVVLLKNTSNTLPLNKKMGKIAVIGPNAHNRYNMLGDYTAPQEDSNVITILEGVISKIGKENVSYVKGCSIRDTSWQNISEAVEAAQNADAVIIAVGGSSARDFKTSYQDTGAAIASSNTVSDMECGEGFDRATLELLGYQMNLLKAVKATGKPLIVVYVEGRPLNMNWAAQNADALINAWYPGQEGGNAIADVLFGDYNPAGRQPVSIPRNVGQVPVYYNKKNPNAHAYVEMEATPLYTFGYGLSYTTFEYKNLQVKKQANNQFEISFLVKNTGNYDGEEVAQLYIRDEFASMVQAMKQLKHFKRFYLKKQEETTIRFTLTRDDLSIVNQKLEQVLEPGSFQLMIGAASDDIRLHTKIEVN, encoded by the coding sequence ATGAAAAGGCTTCGTACTATACACCTTATTCTTTTTGTTTTACTAACTGCCTCTTTTGCAGTTCAGGCTCAATCCTATAAAAATCCCAAGCTGAGTGCCGATGAACGAACTCAGGATTTACTTTCCAGAATGACACTGGAAGAAAAAGTGGGCCAGCTGCTCTGTCCGCTTGGCTGGGAAATGTACGAACGAAACGGCGATGAAGTACATTGTTCGGAGAAATTTAAAACAACTTTGAAAGAACAACACATCGGTATGCTTTGGGCAGCTTACCGCGCTGATCCATGGACACAAAAAACACTCGAAAATGGCTTGAACCCGGAATTGGCGGCAAAAGCGGGAAATGCATTTCAGCGTTATATAATTGAAAACACCCGTTTGGGAATTCCTCTATTTCTGGCAGAAGAAAGTCCACATGGTCACATGGCCATCGGGACAACTGTTTTTCCTACCGGAATTGGATTGGCATCGAGCTGGTCGGAAGAACTTTTAACCGAAGTTGGAGCAGTAATGGCCAGTGAAATTCGTTTACAGGGAGCTCACATTGCATACGGTCCTGTACTTGATTTGGCGCGCGATCCACGTTGGTCGAGAGTTGAAGAAACTTATGGCGAAGATCCGGTATTAACTGCAAAACTGGGAGCTGCCATTGTAAAAGGCCAAGGTGCCGGTGACCTGTCAAATGAGAGCAGTGCAATTTCTACATTAAAACATTTTATCGCCTATGGAGTTCCAATTAGCGGTCAAAACGGAAATGCTTCATCGGTCGGAATTCACGAGATTCATCAAAGCTTCCTCCCTCCGTTTAAAGCTGCAATTAGTGCAGGTGCTTTGTCGGTAATGACCTCGTATAATTCGATTGACGGTATTCCATGCACTGCAAACTCTTATTTATACCGCGACATTTTACAAAAAGATTGGCATTTTTCCGGATTTTCGGTATCCGATTTGTATAGTATCGAAGGAATTCATGGCAGTCATTATGTAGCTCCAACCATTCAGGATGCGGCTATGCAAGCTTTAACAGCAGGTGTTGATGTTGATTTGGGTGGCGATGCTTACATAAAATTGATTGAAGCAGTGAAAGACTCACGAATAAAAGAAGAGTTAGTTGATTCTGCTGCATACCGGGTACTTCGTTTGAAGTTTGAGATGGGGCTTTTTGAAAATCCATATGTTGATACTCAAAAAGCAAAACAGAATGTACGAACACAAGCCAACATAGCTGTTGCACGAAAGGCAGCTCAACAAGCTGTTGTTCTGCTGAAAAATACCAGCAACACTCTTCCGCTAAACAAAAAGATGGGCAAAATTGCGGTAATTGGCCCCAACGCCCACAACCGTTACAATATGCTTGGCGATTATACAGCACCGCAGGAAGACAGCAATGTAATTACCATTTTGGAGGGTGTAATATCAAAAATTGGAAAGGAAAATGTAAGTTACGTAAAAGGATGTTCGATCAGAGATACCAGCTGGCAAAATATTTCAGAAGCGGTTGAAGCCGCCCAAAATGCCGATGCGGTGATTATTGCCGTTGGAGGATCGAGTGCCCGCGACTTTAAAACCAGCTACCAGGACACAGGAGCAGCAATTGCTTCGTCGAACACTGTTAGCGATATGGAATGTGGCGAAGGATTTGACCGGGCTACTCTGGAATTACTGGGTTACCAAATGAATTTATTAAAAGCGGTAAAAGCTACCGGCAAACCTTTAATTGTGGTTTACGTTGAAGGACGACCTTTAAATATGAATTGGGCGGCACAAAATGCAGATGCATTGATTAACGCCTGGTACCCGGGACAGGAAGGGGGAAATGCGATAGCAGATGTTTTATTTGGAGATTACAATCCGGCTGGCCGACAGCCGGTTTCTATACCCCGAAACGTTGGACAGGTACCTGTTTACTACAACAAGAAAAATCCGAATGCACACGCTTATGTTGAAATGGAAGCAACGCCACTTTACACGTTTGGATACGGACTTAGTTACACCACATTCGAGTATAAAAATTTGCAGGTTAAAAAACAGGCCAACAATCAGTTTGAAATTTCGTTTCTGGTAAAAAACACCGGAAACTACGATGGCGAAGAAGTAGCCCAGTTGTATATTAGAGATGAATTTGCTTCGATGGTGCAAGCCATGAAACAGCTAAAACATTTTAAACGGTTTTACCTGAAAAAACAGGAAGAAACTACAATACGATTTACACTAACCCGGGACGATTTATCAATTGTAAACCAAAAACTGGAACAGGTTCTTGAACCGGGTAGTTTTCAATTAATGATTGGCGCTGCATCTGACGATATTCGTTTACACACAAAAATAGAGGTAAATTAA
- the panD gene encoding aspartate 1-decarboxylase produces MQIEVCKSKIHKVTVTEANLQYVGSITIDEDLMDAANLIENEKVQVVNINNGERLETYVIRGERGSGTICLNGPAARKVAVGDVVIIISYALMDFEEAKTFKPSLIFPDIETNSIV; encoded by the coding sequence ATGCAAATTGAAGTTTGTAAATCGAAAATACATAAGGTAACTGTTACCGAAGCTAACCTGCAATATGTGGGGAGCATTACAATTGATGAGGATTTGATGGATGCCGCGAACCTGATTGAAAACGAAAAGGTACAAGTGGTTAATATTAATAATGGCGAACGTTTGGAAACATACGTTATTCGTGGCGAGCGTGGTTCGGGCACAATTTGCCTGAATGGACCTGCTGCCCGGAAAGTGGCTGTTGGCGACGTGGTAATTATTATCTCGTATGCCTTAATGGATTTTGAAGAGGCAAAGACGTTTAAGCCAAGCCTTATTTTCCCCGATATTGAGACAAACAGTATCGTTTAA
- the panC gene encoding pantoate--beta-alanine ligase, with translation MILVKTINELQHELSKLGATDSLGFVPTMGALHRGHLSLVEQSVANNTHTVVSVFVNPTQFNDPKDLERYPRTLENDLKLLEPSACNIVFAPSTGEVYPEPDLRKFNFGKLEEVMEGAHRPGHFNGVAQVVSKLFAMVNPDKAYFGLKDFQQLAIIKNMVKQLQLRVEIVPCAIIREESGLAMSSRNELLTAEQRENAKIISETLFKAKELMGQKSVEELVKWVLETINKNPFLNVEYFEIVDDEQLQAIKSWDEKNTKVACVAAFCGKIRLIDNIVLN, from the coding sequence ATGATTCTGGTAAAAACAATTAACGAATTACAGCACGAACTCAGTAAGCTTGGTGCAACCGATTCGCTTGGCTTTGTGCCAACTATGGGAGCTTTGCACCGTGGACATCTGTCGCTGGTAGAGCAATCGGTGGCAAATAATACGCATACTGTAGTAAGTGTTTTTGTGAATCCTACACAGTTTAACGACCCAAAAGATTTGGAACGTTATCCACGTACATTGGAAAATGATTTGAAACTGCTGGAACCAAGTGCTTGCAATATTGTTTTTGCACCCAGTACCGGGGAAGTTTACCCCGAACCCGATTTACGTAAATTTAACTTTGGAAAGTTAGAAGAAGTGATGGAAGGGGCACATCGTCCGGGGCACTTTAATGGTGTGGCACAGGTAGTTAGTAAGCTTTTTGCAATGGTAAATCCCGATAAAGCGTACTTCGGATTAAAGGATTTTCAGCAACTTGCAATCATTAAAAATATGGTAAAACAATTACAACTTCGGGTTGAAATTGTACCTTGCGCCATTATTCGCGAAGAAAGTGGTTTAGCCATGAGCTCGCGAAATGAATTATTGACAGCAGAACAACGTGAAAATGCTAAAATAATTTCGGAGACCTTATTTAAGGCCAAAGAACTTATGGGGCAGAAATCCGTAGAAGAACTAGTAAAATGGGTGCTTGAAACGATCAACAAAAACCCGTTTTTAAATGTTGAGTATTTTGAAATAGTGGACGATGAGCAATTGCAAGCCATTAAAAGCTGGGATGAAAAAAACACCAAAGTTGCTTGTGTTGCTGCGTTTTGTGGAAAGATTAGATTAATTGACAATATTGTTTTGAACTGA
- a CDS encoding glycogen/starch synthase yields the protein MEKKRILYISQEITPYLPESEMSEIARYLPQGVQERGREIRTFMPRYGCVNERRNQLHEVIRLSGMNLVINDTDHPLIIKVASIQAARMQVYFIDNEDYFQRKFVLNDAAGKEFEDNDERAVFFARGVLETVIKLRWAPDIIHCHGWLTSLVPLYIKKYYYNDPLFANSKVVYSAYDDDFKNTLDPKFNEKLLLEGITKEDVDLIEDPNYVNVNKLAINYSDAVIQGTENINTGVKDYIKETGKLFLDYQPKETYIDAYNEFYDKV from the coding sequence ATGGAAAAGAAAAGAATCCTTTATATTTCACAAGAAATCACCCCGTATTTACCTGAAAGTGAAATGTCAGAAATTGCCCGTTACTTACCTCAGGGCGTTCAGGAAAGAGGTAGAGAGATTAGAACATTTATGCCTCGCTATGGCTGTGTAAATGAGAGACGTAACCAATTGCATGAAGTAATTCGTTTGTCGGGTATGAACCTGGTAATTAACGATACTGACCACCCGCTTATCATAAAAGTAGCGTCTATTCAGGCGGCTCGTATGCAGGTTTATTTTATCGATAATGAAGACTATTTTCAACGCAAGTTTGTTTTAAACGATGCCGCAGGCAAGGAGTTTGAAGACAATGACGAACGTGCCGTATTTTTTGCCCGAGGTGTTCTTGAGACTGTTATTAAACTTCGCTGGGCTCCGGATATTATCCACTGCCACGGCTGGTTAACATCACTTGTTCCGCTTTACATAAAAAAATACTATTACAACGATCCGTTGTTTGCAAACTCAAAAGTTGTTTATTCAGCTTACGACGACGACTTTAAAAACACATTGGATCCTAAATTTAACGAAAAGCTTTTGCTTGAGGGCATTACAAAAGAGGATGTGGATCTTATTGAAGACCCTAACTACGTGAATGTTAACAAACTTGCAATCAATTATTCGGATGCAGTGATTCAGGGAACTGAAAATATTAACACTGGGGTGAAAGACTACATTAAAGAAACCGGCAAATTATTTTTAGACTACCAGCCAAAAGAAACATACATTGATGCTTACAACGAATTTTACGACAAAGTATAG
- a CDS encoding DUF4270 domain-containing protein produces the protein MKNNIKQTLHVFAGILFLAVIFAACNDSNDLGFEILPSEDLINVKSVVVKDDISAFTFSETGLISSGGTSMLGSFNDPDFGSTHINFAAQFRLSSFPQYGTNAVADSVKLYLYYRSVYGDTLTAQNLKVYELESSLDPDIDYTQDIDLKSMSYDQLLGEINYTPKVELDSASQDTMYQLISIPLDIALGQKLIGADSMDMITNDAFLEYFKGLYVESETISGQEGSLLTLDASSSSSFQGSALVLYYNNDENIAKELDPEQEPDTLSRAFIITPNSARVNSIEHDYTGTPFIENIDQEVIQDQNIYVQPTGGLKSKILIDGLETWRDSVIIRGTDTIKYAINRAEIIFQVDTVVSDKDLYAPPPQLLLTFIDDEGEERLPTDYFFNPGFYGGYMYDGYVYRFNITQHLQRIINGDVGNNGFYLSTGRRSYYANRVVLESPLKGSGIQLKITYSTFME, from the coding sequence GTGAAAAACAATATAAAGCAAACTTTGCATGTTTTTGCAGGTATTTTGTTCTTAGCCGTTATTTTTGCTGCTTGTAACGACAGCAATGATCTTGGATTCGAAATCTTACCAAGTGAGGATCTGATAAACGTAAAAAGCGTTGTGGTTAAAGACGACATTTCGGCATTTACATTTTCAGAAACAGGATTAATAAGTAGTGGTGGAACAAGTATGCTTGGAAGCTTCAACGATCCGGACTTTGGAAGTACACACATCAATTTTGCAGCTCAATTCAGACTTAGTTCGTTTCCGCAGTACGGAACAAATGCAGTAGCCGATTCAGTGAAACTGTATTTATATTATCGTTCGGTTTATGGCGACACGCTTACGGCTCAAAACCTGAAAGTGTACGAATTGGAGTCTTCGCTTGATCCGGATATTGATTACACTCAGGATATTGATTTAAAATCGATGTCGTACGATCAATTATTGGGAGAAATCAATTACACCCCAAAGGTTGAACTTGATTCGGCCTCACAAGATACCATGTACCAGCTTATTAGTATACCTCTTGATATTGCACTCGGACAAAAGTTAATTGGTGCTGATTCGATGGACATGATCACTAACGATGCCTTTCTTGAATATTTTAAAGGATTGTATGTTGAATCAGAAACAATCTCCGGCCAGGAGGGTAGTCTGTTAACGCTGGATGCATCGTCAAGCAGTTCGTTCCAGGGATCGGCATTGGTCCTTTACTACAATAACGACGAAAATATTGCGAAAGAATTAGATCCTGAGCAGGAGCCAGATACGCTATCGAGGGCCTTTATAATAACGCCAAACAGTGCACGAGTAAACAGTATTGAACACGACTATACAGGAACACCTTTTATTGAAAATATTGACCAGGAAGTTATTCAGGATCAAAACATTTATGTTCAGCCAACAGGTGGTTTAAAATCGAAAATTTTGATTGACGGTTTGGAAACATGGCGCGACTCTGTAATAATACGTGGAACAGATACCATAAAATACGCCATTAACCGTGCTGAAATAATTTTCCAGGTAGATACAGTTGTCTCCGACAAAGATTTGTATGCACCGCCGCCACAGCTTCTGTTGACATTTATCGACGACGAAGGAGAAGAAAGACTTCCAACTGACTATTTCTTTAATCCGGGCTTTTACGGAGGATATATGTATGACGGTTATGTTTACCGTTTTAATATTACGCAGCATTTACAACGGATTATTAATGGTGATGTTGGCAACAATGGATTTTATCTATCTACAGGAAGAAGATCTTATTACGCAAACCGGGTTGTTTTGGAAAGTCCGCTTAAAGGAAGTGGTATTCAACTCAAGATAACCTACTCTACTTTTATGGAATAA
- a CDS encoding DUF4252 domain-containing protein, with translation MKKIILMVLVIGISFPVLAQQSANLFEQLTEKYAEKDGFSASRLTSDMFDLYLKKKNVDEASDVAAALRKLDNILVVSESHIQNFSYRDRYGSVDSKSSGDTKPDKMEKDGSDLMHAEILNYYKSNNYTLFKTEKRMGEDVKVYLKKSDTGIKALALITKSSMATNLVELQGDIDLATVASLNKAINLRGLENLYKIDNSSSYAGFPTSGYFDMSEERIAEIEARAREMADRHAELSEEQREKIEQQAQFQAQKQLEMAEKYREMAEKYGRQPIFLSTPGDTNTVYYINGKKVKAEDMKKTLKTEEIEKVVKTEDEKEGKTIIKITTK, from the coding sequence ATGAAGAAAATAATTTTAATGGTGTTGGTAATCGGAATTTCATTTCCTGTACTGGCACAGCAATCCGCAAATTTATTTGAGCAGCTTACCGAAAAGTATGCAGAGAAAGACGGGTTCAGTGCGAGTAGACTTACCAGCGATATGTTCGATTTGTATTTAAAAAAGAAGAATGTGGATGAGGCCTCTGATGTGGCGGCCGCACTTCGTAAACTCGACAATATCTTAGTGGTTTCTGAAAGTCACATTCAAAATTTTTCGTACAGAGACAGGTACGGTTCGGTTGACAGCAAAAGCAGTGGCGACACAAAGCCCGATAAAATGGAAAAAGACGGATCGGATTTGATGCATGCAGAGATTTTAAATTACTATAAAAGCAACAACTATACACTTTTTAAAACCGAAAAAAGGATGGGAGAAGATGTAAAGGTGTATTTAAAGAAAAGTGATACTGGAATTAAAGCGTTGGCTTTGATCACTAAATCGTCGATGGCTACTAACCTGGTGGAATTGCAGGGAGACATTGACCTGGCTACTGTTGCTTCGTTAAACAAGGCCATTAATTTGCGCGGATTGGAAAACCTTTATAAAATTGATAACAGTAGTTCGTACGCAGGTTTTCCGACTTCCGGTTATTTCGACATGTCAGAAGAACGAATAGCTGAGATTGAAGCCCGCGCCCGCGAAATGGCCGATCGGCATGCTGAACTGTCGGAAGAACAGCGGGAAAAAATTGAGCAGCAGGCACAATTTCAGGCACAAAAGCAACTGGAAATGGCCGAGAAATATCGCGAAATGGCTGAGAAATATGGCCGCCAGCCCATCTTTTTAAGTACACCCGGCGATACCAACACTGTATATTATATAAACGGGAAAAAGGTAAAGGCAGAGGACATGAAAAAGACCTTAAAAACAGAAGAAATCGAGAAGGTTGTAAAGACGGAAGACGAAAAGGAAGGAAAAACAATTATTAAAATTACCACAAAATAA
- a CDS encoding RNA polymerase sigma factor: MTTEEFKNKVIPFSRKLYPMLFRILGNEEETRDALQDLMVKLWNKRKELDECTNQSAYIVTMARNYSFDLLKKKRPERIQEADRYKILNLEADEVSQETKEKFECVHRAICNLPEKYRTVLQLRDIDGFSFEEIKEITGDEVPNIRVILSRARQKVKEEVEKIYDYDKTKQFV; encoded by the coding sequence ATGACCACAGAAGAGTTTAAAAATAAGGTAATTCCGTTTTCGCGAAAATTGTATCCGATGTTGTTTCGAATTCTTGGGAATGAGGAAGAAACACGGGATGCCTTGCAGGATTTAATGGTGAAGTTGTGGAATAAACGAAAGGAGCTGGATGAATGTACGAATCAATCGGCATACATAGTTACAATGGCACGAAATTACAGTTTCGATTTACTAAAAAAGAAACGACCTGAAAGGATTCAGGAAGCTGATCGCTACAAAATACTAAATCTTGAGGCCGATGAAGTAAGTCAGGAAACAAAAGAGAAATTTGAATGTGTACACCGTGCAATCTGTAATTTGCCCGAGAAATACAGAACAGTTCTTCAGTTACGCGATATTGATGGTTTTTCGTTTGAGGAGATAAAAGAAATAACCGGTGATGAAGTACCAAATATACGTGTGATATTATCAAGAGCGAGGCAGAAAGTGAAAGAGGAAGTTGAAAAAATTTACGACTATGACAAAACAAAACAGTTTGTTTGA
- a CDS encoding manganese efflux pump MntP family protein: protein MTLTQLITYILIGIGLSFDSFAVSVSCGLMKREIKFSQAAVVAGSLAFFQALFPVLGWFIGEAVKDLISSLDHWIALGLLSFIGIKMIVEGTKENGSLTNFNPFKLSMLIGLSIATSIDALVVGLSFGFLDMPILFPVLVIGFVTFVASMLGMLFGKNISAKRSHQSLILGGIILISIGLKILVEHLWF, encoded by the coding sequence ATGACACTAACTCAACTGATAACATATATCCTAATTGGCATTGGTCTTAGTTTCGACTCATTTGCTGTATCCGTTTCGTGTGGATTAATGAAACGCGAAATTAAATTCAGTCAGGCGGCTGTTGTAGCCGGATCACTGGCTTTTTTTCAAGCCTTGTTTCCTGTATTGGGGTGGTTTATTGGAGAAGCCGTAAAGGACCTTATTTCATCGCTCGATCACTGGATCGCATTAGGCCTTTTGTCGTTTATTGGTATAAAAATGATTGTTGAAGGCACAAAAGAGAACGGCTCGTTAACCAACTTTAATCCCTTTAAATTAAGCATGTTAATTGGTCTTTCAATTGCCACCAGCATCGATGCTTTGGTAGTAGGTTTAAGTTTTGGTTTTCTCGATATGCCTATTCTTTTTCCGGTACTGGTAATTGGTTTTGTAACTTTTGTGGCTTCCATGCTGGGTATGTTATTCGGTAAAAATATTTCAGCCAAACGCAGTCATCAATCGCTAATACTGGGTGGTATTATATTGATTTCGATTGGGTTAAAAATACTCGTTGAACATCTTTGGTTCTAA
- the queD gene encoding 6-carboxytetrahydropterin synthase QueD, producing MSIIRVTKKFHFEMAHALFQYDGLCRNIHGHTYNLEITLLGEIRNEPGHPKDGMVIDFGNLKQLVKKHIVNKFDHSLVVNSLFPAEHIEAFKKATERLIVLDFQPTSENMVVYFAKILQQVLPSNVSLFSIRLYETATSYAEWFASDNE from the coding sequence ATGTCGATAATCAGAGTAACCAAGAAATTTCATTTTGAAATGGCGCATGCCTTGTTCCAATACGACGGTTTGTGCAGAAATATTCATGGACACACTTATAACCTGGAGATTACTTTACTCGGAGAAATACGAAATGAACCTGGCCATCCAAAAGATGGAATGGTCATTGATTTTGGGAATTTAAAACAACTGGTAAAAAAACACATCGTTAACAAGTTTGACCATTCGCTGGTTGTTAACTCGCTGTTTCCGGCAGAACACATCGAAGCTTTTAAAAAAGCAACAGAACGTTTAATTGTTCTCGATTTTCAGCCCACATCAGAAAATATGGTTGTTTATTTTGCCAAAATCCTTCAACAAGTTTTACCTTCAAACGTTTCTCTTTTTAGCATACGACTGTACGAAACAGCAACATCGTACGCCGAGTGGTTTGCTTCTGACAACGAATAA